One segment of Clostridium ljungdahlii DSM 13528 DNA contains the following:
- a CDS encoding alpha/beta hydrolase: MKVKLHPGYEVLENLPSDVKEANKLIEPFKHCDIPDDIEIYDSKVPGIDGEPDVSIRVYRKKGSSKAPLILGIRGGGFVAGNIDNDNVRDISFVKNVPCTVISVDYRLAPKHPYPAQLKDCLAALTYAHDHPDEFGIDPERIAVFGTSAGGAIAAGLCLYLRDHNGPKVCMQILNFPTVDYLANTMSAAQMFDDVPMVKGNGLSDVWKLYLGDHGFNGTQPPYYAVPALARDLSGLPATFVVTLEYDPLRDEGIDYARRLMEFAVPTELYSLPRVCHGFDMVPANLTLWIREGMYNSLRREFNML; this comes from the coding sequence ATGAAAGTAAAATTACATCCTGGATATGAGGTGCTAGAAAATCTTCCATCTGATGTAAAAGAGGCAAATAAATTGATTGAACCATTTAAGCATTGTGATATACCAGATGATATTGAAATATATGATTCAAAAGTTCCTGGCATAGATGGTGAACCTGATGTGTCAATAAGGGTTTATAGAAAAAAGGGAAGTTCTAAGGCTCCATTGATTTTAGGCATACGTGGAGGAGGATTTGTAGCTGGAAATATTGACAATGACAATGTACGTGATATAAGTTTTGTAAAAAATGTTCCCTGCACTGTTATTTCCGTAGACTACAGATTGGCGCCTAAACATCCTTATCCTGCACAACTCAAGGATTGTCTTGCTGCATTAACTTATGCACATGACCATCCAGATGAATTTGGTATAGATCCTGAAAGAATTGCAGTATTTGGAACGAGTGCAGGTGGCGCAATTGCAGCAGGATTATGCTTGTATTTGCGTGATCATAATGGTCCTAAAGTTTGTATGCAAATTTTAAATTTTCCTACTGTTGATTATTTAGCTAATACAATGTCAGCTGCGCAAATGTTTGATGATGTACCTATGGTTAAAGGTAATGGTTTATCTGATGTATGGAAATTATATCTTGGTGATCATGGATTTAATGGAACTCAACCTCCATATTATGCAGTTCCTGCTTTAGCAAGAGATTTATCTGGTTTGCCAGCTACATTTGTTGTTACATTGGAATATGATCCACTTCGTGATGAAGGGATAGATTATGCTAGAAGATTGATGGAGTTTGCAGTACCTACAGAATTATATAGCCTGCCACGTGTTTGTCATGGTTTTGATATGGTACCTGCTAATTTGACATTGTGGATAAGGGAAGGTATGTATAATTCCCTTAGACGTGAATTTAATATGCTATAA
- a CDS encoding alpha/beta hydrolase encodes MLNNNDGIGVEVSNEALIMLDVEKVFKKTYLDIPYANESKHQKMDIIIPNEGEGPFPVVINIHGGAWFFGDKRNVHTRSAIQLAFEGYAVATINYRLSGDAKWPSQIYDCKAAVRFLRANAAKYNIKTDKIAVLGSSAGGHLAAMLGVTNGRPEYEDLSMGNSEYSSDVQAVATWFGVFDFVNTENHKRQLVREGETYKCQDDGVADRLMGCSMEENKDKYISASPIYQMRKNMPPMLIQQGTSDKVVPYLQAIEFFNKYIKICGDENVHIDLLEGAGHGDNAFRTDENMYKVLRFMDKYIMGVKDRTYGPIPKIPMIKSSDS; translated from the coding sequence ATGTTGAATAATAATGATGGAATTGGCGTGGAAGTATCAAATGAGGCATTAATAATGTTAGATGTAGAAAAGGTTTTTAAAAAAACTTACTTAGATATTCCATATGCCAATGAAAGTAAACATCAGAAAATGGATATAATTATTCCAAATGAAGGAGAAGGGCCATTTCCAGTAGTTATTAATATTCATGGAGGTGCATGGTTCTTTGGAGATAAGAGAAATGTGCATACAAGGTCAGCAATTCAGTTAGCTTTTGAAGGATATGCTGTTGCAACTATTAATTACAGATTAAGTGGTGATGCAAAGTGGCCTTCACAAATATATGATTGTAAGGCAGCTGTAAGGTTTTTAAGAGCAAATGCTGCTAAGTATAATATAAAAACAGATAAGATTGCAGTGTTAGGCAGTTCAGCAGGAGGTCATCTTGCTGCGATGCTGGGGGTCACAAATGGACGCCCTGAGTATGAAGATTTATCAATGGGTAATTCAGAATATTCTAGTGATGTACAAGCTGTAGCAACATGGTTTGGAGTTTTTGATTTTGTTAATACAGAAAATCATAAAAGACAGCTTGTTAGAGAAGGAGAAACCTATAAGTGTCAAGATGATGGTGTTGCAGATCGTCTAATGGGATGCAGCATGGAAGAAAACAAAGATAAATATATTTCAGCATCTCCAATTTATCAGATGAGAAAGAATATGCCCCCAATGTTAATTCAACAGGGTACATCTGATAAAGTAGTACCATATCTTCAAGCAATAGAGTTCTTTAATAAGTATATAAAGATTTGTGGAGATGAAAATGTACACATTGATTTGCTTGAAGGGGCTGGTCATGGTGATAATGCCTTTAGAACTGATGAAAATATGTACAAAGTTCTTAGGTTTATGGATAAATATATTATGGGAGTTAAAGATAGGACATATGGTCCAATTCCTAAGATACCAATGATTAAATCAAGTGATTCTTAG
- a CDS encoding MFS transporter, giving the protein METSTKKIPGARWLYIMPVCFITTFFYFIDRNIISIALPGGLQKGLALNSTMAGLVAGVFSIGILFLSVPAGQMAQKGKVKKFVSFCIVGWSVFTILTAFVQNGWQLVVVRFIIGFFEGAFSPAITTIFTFWFPDKHGERNRANSTYFTAISIAAVSMGPIGGALIQFYGWRNLFIILGVLSLVGFVLWQFLIFDRPEQAKWLSKEERDYIETTIQQEREEAKKVAGDVEVKSEKLPLGLLLRNKYVWCLCIVGFTVNIGQFGYTIWMPTMIKAITKTNILNVGFISIVPNIFTVIGLWLWTYLATKIKSRRLTTGLPLIMFAVFLVIASLPLGLNPVIKIGLLCLVSIFVQGHMPSYYSIPSLVLVKELDGPTRGLMAAAMGLGSFVGPYAVGYFITLTGSSSAGMYFLTAMLVIGGLSTLMLPKNMVAGSSESK; this is encoded by the coding sequence ATGGAAACTTCAACAAAAAAAATACCTGGAGCAAGATGGCTGTATATTATGCCAGTATGTTTTATTACAACTTTTTTCTATTTTATAGACCGAAATATTATAAGCATAGCGTTGCCAGGAGGTCTTCAGAAAGGGCTTGCGTTAAATTCTACAATGGCAGGTTTAGTAGCAGGGGTATTTTCAATCGGCATATTGTTTCTTTCTGTACCAGCGGGGCAGATGGCTCAAAAAGGAAAAGTTAAAAAATTTGTTTCATTTTGTATTGTTGGATGGAGTGTATTTACTATACTTACTGCATTCGTTCAAAATGGATGGCAGCTAGTGGTAGTTAGATTTATTATTGGATTTTTTGAAGGTGCATTCTCTCCAGCAATAACTACTATATTTACATTTTGGTTTCCAGATAAACATGGGGAACGAAATAGGGCAAATTCAACTTATTTTACAGCTATTTCAATAGCAGCAGTTTCTATGGGACCTATTGGAGGAGCTCTCATACAATTTTATGGATGGAGAAATTTATTTATCATACTTGGTGTATTAAGTTTAGTAGGTTTTGTTTTATGGCAATTTCTTATATTTGACAGACCTGAACAGGCAAAATGGTTGAGTAAAGAAGAAAGAGATTACATAGAAACAACTATACAGCAAGAACGTGAAGAGGCTAAAAAAGTAGCAGGGGATGTTGAAGTAAAAAGTGAAAAGTTGCCTTTAGGGCTTCTACTGCGTAACAAATATGTATGGTGTTTATGTATTGTAGGTTTTACTGTAAATATTGGCCAATTTGGATATACAATTTGGATGCCTACTATGATTAAAGCTATTACAAAAACCAATATTTTAAATGTAGGTTTTATATCCATAGTACCAAACATATTTACGGTAATTGGGCTTTGGCTGTGGACTTATCTTGCAACTAAGATAAAGAGCAGGAGACTTACTACAGGTTTACCACTTATTATGTTTGCTGTATTTTTGGTAATAGCGAGTTTGCCATTAGGACTAAACCCAGTAATTAAAATTGGATTATTATGTCTTGTCAGTATATTTGTACAGGGGCATATGCCGAGTTACTATTCAATACCATCTCTTGTATTGGTAAAAGAGCTTGATGGACCAACAAGAGGTTTGATGGCTGCTGCTATGGGGTTAGGTTCATTTGTTGGACCATATGCAGTAGGTTATTTTATTACACTAACTGGATCATCAAGTGCTGGAATGTACTTTTTAACAGCTATGCTTGTAATAGGAGGGTTGTCTACCCTAATGCTACCGAAAAATATGGTAGCAGGTTCTTCAGAATCTAAATAA
- a CDS encoding MFS transporter: protein MNNKKYYPTALALYLAYFIHGIGVSILGQYKQNFAGVWGAKTLANGTFDVSVVLAVIAALGLGRLIGYPFAGPVSDKLGRRVSGLIGIVFYIAYFVGIIIAPNMYVAYIFALIGGAANSFLDTCITPSCLEIFVDSGDAANMFTKFSISLGQLLLPFGIGFVSASHMSYKTIFIVTAILLVIDGILIATMPFPPMNNNAKGKPKEKRMKFTVTSIALICIGFTCTSTFQLWLNCNQELGKLYGLANLGQIQSYYAVGSMLAVLITAALVKGFLKPVRVLVLYPLISTIMLIIIYFIQTPTICLIGGFVIGFTAAGGVLQLVTSTANAMFPANKGKITSIVMIASSIANYVILNIASVITKSGGANGPKYVVLFNAVITIIGVLLSVFVNRQYAKYAIEQ, encoded by the coding sequence ATGAATAATAAAAAATATTATCCGACGGCTTTGGCATTATATTTAGCCTATTTTATACATGGTATTGGAGTATCAATTTTAGGACAGTACAAGCAAAACTTTGCGGGTGTATGGGGTGCGAAAACATTAGCTAATGGTACTTTTGATGTAAGTGTAGTACTTGCTGTTATTGCCGCACTTGGATTAGGACGTCTTATTGGATATCCTTTTGCTGGACCTGTTTCGGACAAGCTTGGAAGAAGGGTCTCTGGATTAATTGGTATAGTTTTTTATATCGCATATTTTGTAGGTATTATAATAGCACCAAATATGTATGTTGCGTATATATTTGCACTAATCGGTGGTGCAGCTAACTCGTTTTTGGATACATGTATCACTCCATCATGTTTGGAGATTTTTGTAGATTCAGGTGATGCTGCCAATATGTTTACAAAGTTTTCTATATCATTAGGACAACTTTTGCTTCCATTTGGGATAGGTTTTGTTTCAGCAAGCCATATGTCGTATAAAACAATCTTTATTGTAACGGCTATTTTACTTGTTATAGATGGTATTTTGATTGCAACTATGCCTTTCCCACCAATGAATAATAATGCCAAGGGTAAACCTAAAGAAAAAAGGATGAAATTTACAGTGACTAGTATTGCATTAATTTGTATAGGTTTTACATGCACTTCTACATTCCAGTTATGGTTAAATTGCAACCAAGAATTAGGAAAGTTATATGGACTTGCTAACCTGGGACAAATTCAATCATACTATGCAGTAGGATCAATGCTTGCTGTATTAATAACAGCAGCTCTTGTAAAAGGATTTCTTAAACCAGTTAGGGTACTTGTTCTATATCCTTTAATTTCTACAATTATGCTTATAATTATATATTTTATACAGACACCAACTATTTGTTTAATAGGTGGATTTGTAATTGGATTTACAGCAGCAGGTGGAGTGCTTCAGTTGGTCACATCTACAGCAAATGCAATGTTCCCAGCAAATAAAGGTAAGATTACTTCTATAGTCATGATTGCATCTAGTATAGCAAACTATGTTATTTTAAATATTGCAAGTGTTATAACAAAATCAGGTGGCGCAAATGGGCCAAAATATGTTGTATTATTCAATGCTGTAATCACTATTATAGGAGTCTTACTTTCAGTATTTGTAAATAGGCAATATGCAAAATATGCAATAGAACAATAG
- a CDS encoding FAD-dependent oxidoreductase — MIFKSMFTPIKIGPITVPNRFVVSPMGNNFANTDGSMSDKSLAYYSARACGGFGLITFEATVVDKKAKGGIRKPCLYDDSTIESFKRVIDACHEAGAKISIQLQHAGAEGNAKAAGYPLKAASAIPAAVGRDIPIAMTNKEIYELIEIYGDAAVRAKKAGADAVEVHCAHGYLVSSFISPRTNKRVDEFGGCFQNRMRLSRLIIENILKKVGHSMAIICRINSSDEMDGGLDVHDSAAVAAYLEECGADAINVSRAIHLHDEYMWAPTLVHGGFNAELVTEIKKAVNIPVIAVGRFTEPYYAELLVREGRCDLVAFGRQSLADPETPNKAAAGRLDELSPCIACLQGCVCNMYQGKPITCLVNPLLGREAELKKADTSKKVVVVGGGVGGMLAAWISANRGHDVTLFEATDTLGGQMRLAAYPPGKGDITNLIRSYITKCKKYGVKVRLNTKVTPELITEEKPDAVVLATGATPLILPIPGINESGLIHAVNLLDGKDSCGKNVLVVGGGMVGCEVADFLAELGHDVTVIELRDEVGADVISEHRKFLMKDFDKYKIRTVTGAKVAKFFKGGVSYTLADNNEYKLEGFDSVVLAMGSRNYDPLSEEVKKVIKETYVVGDATRARRAIDATREALDVALKI, encoded by the coding sequence ATGATATTTAAATCTATGTTTACACCAATAAAAATTGGTCCTATAACAGTTCCAAATCGTTTTGTAGTTTCGCCTATGGGAAATAATTTTGCAAATACAGATGGGTCTATGAGTGATAAGTCTTTGGCATATTATAGTGCTCGTGCTTGCGGCGGTTTTGGATTAATTACTTTTGAGGCTACTGTTGTTGATAAGAAAGCTAAGGGGGGAATTCGTAAACCCTGCTTATATGATGATAGTACTATAGAAAGCTTTAAACGTGTTATAGATGCATGTCATGAGGCTGGTGCAAAGATATCTATTCAACTTCAACATGCTGGAGCTGAAGGAAATGCAAAAGCTGCTGGGTATCCTTTAAAAGCTGCCTCTGCAATTCCAGCAGCAGTAGGTCGTGATATACCTATAGCTATGACAAACAAAGAAATTTATGAATTAATAGAGATATATGGAGATGCAGCAGTACGTGCAAAAAAAGCAGGAGCTGATGCAGTTGAAGTACACTGTGCACACGGCTATTTGGTTAGCAGTTTTATTTCTCCAAGAACAAATAAGCGTGTGGATGAGTTTGGCGGATGTTTTCAAAATAGAATGAGGTTATCCCGTCTTATTATTGAAAATATACTTAAAAAAGTTGGACATTCTATGGCAATTATTTGTCGTATAAACAGTTCAGATGAGATGGATGGAGGGTTAGATGTTCACGACAGTGCAGCAGTTGCTGCTTATTTAGAGGAATGTGGAGCAGATGCTATAAATGTTTCACGTGCGATACATCTTCATGATGAGTATATGTGGGCACCTACGCTTGTACATGGAGGATTTAATGCCGAATTAGTTACAGAAATTAAAAAAGCGGTAAATATTCCTGTTATTGCTGTAGGACGTTTTACAGAACCATATTATGCAGAATTATTAGTTCGTGAAGGAAGATGTGATTTGGTAGCATTTGGACGTCAGAGTCTAGCTGATCCAGAAACACCTAATAAAGCTGCAGCTGGACGTTTGGATGAATTAAGTCCATGTATTGCTTGCCTTCAAGGATGTGTTTGTAACATGTATCAAGGAAAGCCAATAACTTGTCTTGTTAATCCGCTGCTTGGAAGAGAAGCTGAACTTAAGAAAGCAGATACTAGTAAAAAAGTAGTAGTTGTGGGCGGTGGAGTTGGCGGTATGCTTGCAGCATGGATATCTGCTAATAGAGGACATGATGTAACATTATTTGAAGCAACTGACACACTTGGAGGACAAATGCGTTTAGCAGCTTATCCTCCAGGAAAAGGCGATATTACAAATTTAATACGCAGTTATATTACTAAATGTAAAAAGTATGGTGTAAAAGTTCGTTTAAATACAAAAGTAACTCCTGAACTTATAACTGAAGAGAAACCGGATGCAGTAGTTCTAGCTACCGGAGCAACACCACTTATATTACCTATACCAGGAATTAATGAATCTGGATTAATTCATGCAGTTAACCTTCTTGACGGAAAAGATTCCTGTGGCAAAAATGTTCTTGTTGTAGGTGGTGGAATGGTTGGATGTGAAGTTGCTGATTTCTTAGCTGAATTAGGCCACGATGTTACTGTTATTGAGCTTCGTGATGAAGTTGGAGCTGATGTAATTTCAGAGCACCGTAAATTTTTGATGAAGGACTTTGATAAATACAAAATTAGGACTGTTACTGGAGCTAAAGTTGCAAAGTTTTTTAAAGGTGGAGTTTCATACACACTAGCAGATAATAATGAATACAAGTTAGAAGGATTTGACTCTGTTGTTCTTGCTATGGGATCACGTAACTATGATCCATTAAGTGAAGAAGTTAAAAAAGTTATAAAAGAAACTTATGTTGTTGGTGATGCAACAAGAGCACGTAGAGCAATAGATGCAACAAGAGAAGCATTAGATGTAGCACTTAAAATATGA
- a CDS encoding sugar phosphate isomerase/epimerase family protein, with the protein MTNECKKSTCKPPITVSSWTLGDQCKFEERVKAAKEAGYDGIGLRAETYVDALNEGLFDSDILCILKKYDMKVTEVEYITLWAEDNRSYEQKYKEQICFHMCELFGVQHINIGLMETYSVEHTAQKLRELCQRAGKYIIGVEPMPYSGIPDIKKGWEVVKGAGCDNAKLILDTWHWVRANQENDIELLEGIPADKIVSIQINDVYERPYAKSILRDESMHDRLAPGTGINATEGFVRMIKEKGIKPVCIGVEVISDAILSKGVAEAAKFTYDNAKKVLDKAWPELSPKTK; encoded by the coding sequence ATGACTAATGAATGCAAGAAAAGTACTTGCAAGCCACCCATCACAGTAAGTTCATGGACATTAGGTGATCAATGTAAATTTGAAGAAAGAGTTAAAGCTGCAAAAGAAGCGGGTTATGACGGAATAGGTCTTCGTGCCGAAACATATGTGGATGCGTTAAACGAAGGTTTATTTGATTCTGATATTTTGTGTATTCTCAAAAAATATGATATGAAGGTTACTGAAGTTGAATATATTACACTTTGGGCTGAAGATAATCGTTCTTATGAGCAAAAATACAAAGAGCAAATATGTTTCCATATGTGTGAATTATTTGGTGTTCAACATATAAACATTGGTTTAATGGAAACTTATAGTGTAGAACATACCGCACAGAAGTTAAGAGAATTATGTCAAAGAGCAGGCAAATATATTATTGGTGTTGAGCCTATGCCATACAGTGGTATTCCAGATATCAAAAAAGGTTGGGAAGTAGTTAAAGGCGCTGGTTGTGATAATGCCAAACTTATCTTGGATACATGGCATTGGGTAAGAGCAAATCAAGAAAATGATATTGAATTATTAGAAGGTATTCCAGCTGATAAGATTGTATCTATACAGATTAATGATGTTTATGAAAGACCTTATGCAAAATCCATATTAAGAGATGAATCAATGCATGACAGACTTGCACCAGGTACTGGAATTAATGCAACAGAAGGCTTTGTTCGTATGATCAAAGAAAAGGGAATCAAACCTGTATGTATTGGTGTTGAAGTAATAAGCGATGCTATTTTATCAAAAGGTGTTGCTGAGGCAGCTAAATTTACATATGACAATGCTAAAAAAGTGCTTGACAAAGCTTGGCCGGAGCTTTCTCCAAAGACAAAATAG
- a CDS encoding FAD-dependent oxidoreductase encodes MTKYKNIFSSLKVKNMILKNRIVMPPMGTNYAAEDGEINEEHIKYYEQRAKGETGLIIIENVAVDFPLGSNGTTQLRIDQDSYMPGLYKLTERLHRYGANAAVQINHSGASAVPSRIGCQPVSSSNIPSKTGGAVPRPLEKDEILDIVQKYGDAAKRVQIAGFDAVEIHAGHSYLISQFLSPLYNKRTDEFGGSVENRTRFGRMVIDSVRKAVGPKFPILLRFSADEFLEGGNTLEDTLKILEYLNDEADIFDVSAALNDSIQYQIDKADLKDGWRSYMSKAVRDKFHKPTITVGNIRDPKVAEKILADGEADLIAIGRGLIAEPKWVSKVKNGQEDMLRKCISCNVGCAGHRIGLNKPIRCTVNPDIIYEDTYKKRKVTKQTNVVVIGGGTAGLEAACTAAELGCSTFLFEKKSYVGGLAREISKFPAKYRIGYFPSYLIKRAENLNNLTIFTNTKADIKKIENLNPDLIVNATGSKPLLPPIKGLEENIGKEGGKVDSIFGVFSKISEFEKMDLTGKKVVVIGGGAVGLDVIEFFSERKAKTSIVEMLPMLGKDLDVVSKSAVKEMLKKYDVDVNTSTALVEVNEDNFKVKKDEKEVTMNFDYGFVCLGMRSQIEGLKEIQEYFGEKNVEVVNIGDSVRARKIIDGVREGRDVILALEKIGVL; translated from the coding sequence ATGACAAAATATAAAAATATTTTTAGTTCACTAAAAGTGAAAAATATGATATTAAAAAATAGAATAGTTATGCCGCCAATGGGTACAAATTATGCAGCAGAAGATGGAGAAATCAATGAAGAACATATTAAATATTATGAGCAAAGAGCTAAGGGTGAAACAGGATTAATAATTATAGAGAATGTAGCTGTTGATTTCCCACTAGGTTCAAATGGAACAACACAACTTAGAATAGATCAGGATAGTTATATGCCTGGACTGTATAAATTAACTGAAAGATTACACAGATACGGTGCAAATGCTGCAGTACAAATCAACCATTCAGGTGCATCAGCAGTTCCATCTAGAATAGGTTGTCAGCCGGTTTCTTCTTCAAATATACCTTCTAAAACTGGAGGAGCTGTTCCAAGACCACTTGAAAAAGATGAAATATTAGATATAGTCCAAAAGTATGGTGATGCAGCAAAGAGAGTTCAAATAGCTGGATTTGATGCGGTAGAAATACATGCAGGTCATTCATATTTGATAAGTCAATTTTTATCTCCTCTCTATAATAAACGTACCGATGAATTTGGAGGGAGCGTTGAAAATAGGACAAGATTTGGAAGAATGGTAATTGATAGTGTGAGAAAAGCAGTAGGTCCTAAATTTCCAATATTATTGAGATTTAGTGCAGATGAATTTTTAGAGGGTGGTAATACTCTAGAAGATACATTAAAAATATTAGAATACTTAAATGATGAAGCTGATATATTTGATGTATCTGCAGCTTTAAATGATTCAATACAATATCAGATAGACAAGGCAGATCTTAAAGATGGATGGCGTTCATATATGTCTAAAGCTGTAAGAGATAAGTTCCATAAACCAACAATAACAGTAGGGAACATAAGAGATCCAAAAGTAGCTGAAAAAATACTAGCTGATGGAGAAGCAGATTTAATAGCAATAGGTCGTGGATTAATTGCTGAACCTAAATGGGTATCAAAAGTTAAAAATGGACAAGAAGACATGCTTAGAAAGTGTATATCATGTAATGTTGGATGTGCAGGACATAGAATAGGTTTAAACAAGCCAATAAGATGTACAGTTAATCCGGACATTATATATGAGGATACTTATAAAAAAAGAAAAGTTACAAAACAGACGAATGTAGTTGTTATAGGTGGTGGAACTGCTGGACTTGAGGCAGCTTGCACAGCAGCAGAATTAGGGTGCAGCACATTTTTATTTGAAAAGAAATCATATGTAGGTGGACTTGCAAGAGAAATATCAAAATTCCCAGCTAAGTACAGAATAGGTTATTTTCCTAGTTATCTAATAAAAAGAGCTGAAAACTTAAATAACCTAACAATATTTACAAATACCAAAGCTGATATTAAGAAAATAGAAAATCTTAATCCGGATTTAATAGTAAATGCAACTGGATCAAAACCATTACTTCCTCCAATAAAAGGGCTTGAAGAAAATATAGGTAAAGAAGGAGGAAAAGTAGATTCAATTTTTGGTGTATTTAGTAAAATTAGTGAATTTGAAAAAATGGATCTTACAGGTAAAAAAGTGGTTGTTATAGGTGGTGGAGCTGTAGGCTTAGATGTTATAGAATTTTTCTCAGAAAGAAAAGCAAAGACTTCAATAGTTGAAATGCTTCCTATGCTTGGCAAAGATTTAGATGTAGTATCAAAATCAGCTGTAAAGGAAATGCTGAAAAAATATGATGTTGATGTAAATACAAGTACAGCTCTTGTGGAAGTAAATGAAGATAACTTCAAGGTTAAAAAAGATGAAAAAGAAGTAACAATGAATTTTGATTATGGTTTCGTATGTCTTGGAATGAGATCACAAATTGAAGGATTAAAAGAAATTCAAGAGTACTTTGGAGAGAAGAATGTTGAAGTAGTAAATATAGGTGATAGTGTTAGAGCAAGAAAAATAATTGATGGCGTTAGAGAAGGAAGAGATGTTATTCTCGCATTAGAAAAAATAGGTGTACTGTAA
- a CDS encoding shikimate dehydrogenase — MTERITGHTELIGLIAYPIRHSSSPAMHNEAFAKLGLDYAYLAFEVGNEELEDTIKGFRAMKVRGANVSMPNKTVVHKYLDKLSEAAELCGSVNTIVNDNGVLTGHVTDGIGYMQSLKDNDIDVIGKKMTIVGAGGAATAIEVQAALDGVAEISIFNNKDKFFERAKKTVKDINERTKCKAKLYDLADLDKLKEEIADSYLFANATGVGMKPLEGKTYIPDKSFLRPDLIVTDTVYAPRETVLLKMAKEVGCKKTMNGLGMMLFQGAAAFKLWTGKDMPIEHMKKVLDIEY; from the coding sequence ATGACAGAAAGAATTACAGGACATACAGAACTTATAGGATTGATTGCATATCCCATAAGACATTCAAGTTCACCAGCAATGCACAATGAGGCATTTGCAAAATTAGGACTTGACTATGCTTATCTTGCATTTGAAGTTGGAAATGAAGAACTTGAAGATACAATAAAGGGTTTTAGAGCAATGAAAGTACGAGGAGCAAATGTATCAATGCCTAATAAAACAGTAGTACATAAATATCTAGATAAATTGTCAGAGGCAGCAGAACTTTGTGGGTCAGTAAATACAATTGTAAATGATAATGGTGTTTTAACTGGACATGTTACAGATGGTATTGGATATATGCAATCATTAAAGGATAATGATATAGATGTAATAGGAAAGAAAATGACAATAGTAGGTGCTGGTGGAGCTGCTACAGCAATTGAAGTACAAGCAGCACTAGATGGAGTAGCAGAGATATCAATATTCAATAATAAGGACAAATTTTTTGAAAGAGCAAAGAAGACAGTAAAAGATATAAATGAAAGAACTAAATGCAAAGCTAAATTATATGATTTGGCTGATCTTGATAAATTAAAGGAAGAAATAGCAGATAGCTACTTGTTTGCTAATGCAACAGGAGTAGGAATGAAACCTTTAGAGGGTAAGACATATATTCCAGATAAAAGCTTTTTGAGGCCAGATTTAATTGTAACAGATACTGTTTATGCACCAAGAGAAACAGTACTTCTAAAAATGGCAAAAGAAGTGGGATGTAAGAAGACAATGAATGGACTAGGAATGATGTTGTTCCAGGGAGCAGCAGCTTTCAAATTGTGGACGGGAAAAGATATGCCTATTGAACACATGAAGAAAGTATTAGACATTGAATATTAA
- the aroD gene encoding type I 3-dehydroquinate dehydratase, which yields MKSIVKVKNVKLGEGIPKIAVPFMGRTNEELEDDVKYLKTINLDLVEWRIDYYKDVEDIEKVKEILTKIRVQLGDIPLLVTFRTAKEGGEKEITPEYYVELNKAIAATKNADLIDVELFISNSKIVKEIVDTAHENGVKVIMSNHDFHKTPSKREIVSRLCKMQQLGADIPKIAVMPSTPDDVLELLSATNEMRRDHDQTPVITMSMGPLGVISRLAGETFGSALTFGSAKAASAPGQLQANELDKLLKLITATK from the coding sequence ATGAAAAGTATAGTAAAAGTTAAAAATGTAAAATTAGGAGAAGGAATTCCTAAAATTGCAGTACCTTTTATGGGAAGAACTAATGAAGAGTTAGAGGATGATGTAAAATACTTAAAGACAATTAACCTTGATCTTGTGGAATGGAGAATTGATTACTACAAGGATGTAGAAGACATTGAGAAGGTAAAAGAAATTTTAACTAAGATTAGAGTTCAATTAGGTGACATTCCACTATTGGTAACTTTTAGAACTGCAAAGGAAGGTGGAGAAAAAGAAATTACGCCAGAATATTATGTTGAGCTCAATAAGGCAATTGCGGCGACTAAGAATGCAGATTTAATTGATGTTGAATTATTTATTAGTAATAGCAAAATAGTAAAAGAAATTGTTGATACGGCACATGAAAATGGAGTAAAAGTAATTATGTCAAATCATGATTTTCATAAGACTCCATCAAAACGAGAAATAGTATCTAGATTGTGTAAGATGCAGCAGCTAGGAGCAGATATACCCAAGATAGCAGTTATGCCTTCAACTCCTGATGATGTACTTGAGCTTTTAAGTGCAACTAATGAAATGAGGCGTGATCACGACCAAACTCCAGTTATTACTATGTCAATGGGACCTCTTGGAGTTATAAGCCGTTTAGCAGGTGAAACTTTTGGCTCAGCACTTACTTTTGGTTCAGCTAAAGCAGCATCAGCACCAGGGCAATTACAAGCAAATGAATTAGATAAATTACTTAAACTTATAACAGCAACTAAATAG